In Planctomycetota bacterium, a genomic segment contains:
- a CDS encoding RNA polymerase sigma factor, giving the protein MSDEGLIERSLRGDTQAFGRLVVEHAPAILRFVGGLAALPLSEREEVVQEAFVRAFERLDQFDSRQSFRAWVAGFARNVLWEHLARLKRHEQARRRLLAAAVADEGLRAVAEGSGVRAGGRLEALESCVEALPEPMRRVLRQHYAEGMSIEEIALALSRPVGTVKSILHRSRIEIRNCMARKLERPVDAS; this is encoded by the coding sequence ATGAGCGACGAAGGTCTGATCGAGCGCTCCCTGCGGGGCGACACGCAGGCGTTCGGGCGCCTGGTGGTGGAACACGCTCCGGCGATTCTGCGTTTCGTCGGGGGCCTGGCGGCGTTGCCTCTTTCGGAGCGCGAGGAAGTGGTGCAGGAGGCGTTCGTCCGGGCCTTCGAGCGCCTGGATCAGTTCGATTCCCGGCAGAGCTTCCGCGCCTGGGTCGCCGGGTTCGCGCGCAACGTGCTTTGGGAACATCTGGCGCGCCTGAAGCGGCATGAGCAGGCGCGGCGGCGGTTGCTGGCGGCGGCGGTGGCGGACGAGGGCCTGCGGGCCGTGGCCGAAGGTTCCGGCGTCCGGGCGGGCGGCCGTCTGGAGGCGCTGGAGAGCTGCGTGGAAGCCCTGCCGGAACCCATGCGCCGGGTGCTCCGGCAGCACTACGCGGAAGGAATGTCGATCGAAGAAATCGCGCTGGCGCTTTCCCGGCCGGTGGGGACGGTGAAGTCGATCCTTCATCGGTCGCGGATCGAGATCCGCAACTGCATGGCGCGGAAGCTCGAGCGCCCGGTGGACGCGTCATGA